In the Chroococcidiopsis sp. SAG 2025 genome, one interval contains:
- a CDS encoding TIGR04283 family arsenosugar biosynthesis glycosyltransferase, whose product MSIIIPAVNEARVIETTLASTQTGTNVEVIVVDGGSQDDTVAIASGWGAKVLSIPRGRAKQMNFGAATATGEILLFLHADTRLPLGFDAMVRAALVKPSAIAGAFRLRIDSPLSSLRLIEWGVNWRSRLLQMPYGDQAIFLRSSVFHQLGNFPDLPMMEDFELMRQLRRRGRIVILPTFVLTSPRRWLKQGVCQTTLKNQIAVISYLSGVSPNKIAAWYRGKVSS is encoded by the coding sequence ATTTCGATTATTATTCCGGCGGTGAATGAAGCGCGGGTGATTGAAACAACTTTAGCTAGCACGCAAACAGGGACAAATGTAGAAGTTATTGTTGTGGACGGTGGCAGCCAAGATGATACTGTGGCGATCGCATCTGGTTGGGGAGCAAAAGTGTTGTCTATTCCTAGAGGACGCGCCAAACAAATGAATTTTGGTGCAGCCACAGCAACAGGGGAAATTTTACTTTTTCTCCATGCCGATACTCGTCTACCGCTTGGATTTGATGCGATGGTACGGGCTGCACTGGTTAAACCTAGTGCGATCGCGGGAGCTTTTCGTTTAAGAATTGATTCGCCTTTAAGTAGCTTGCGGTTAATTGAATGGGGAGTCAATTGGCGCTCGCGTCTCCTGCAAATGCCTTACGGCGACCAAGCTATTTTTTTAAGATCGTCTGTATTTCATCAGTTGGGCAACTTTCCCGATTTACCAATGATGGAGGACTTTGAATTGATGCGCCAATTGAGACGCAGAGGGCGTATCGTTATACTGCCTACATTCGTGCTTACCTCCCCCCGCCGTTGGCTCAAACAAGGCGTTTGCCAAACTACACTCAAAAACCAGATCGCAGTTATTTCTTATTTATCAGGCGTTTCACCTAACAAAATTGCCGCTTGGTATCGTGGAAAAGTTAGTAGTTGA
- a CDS encoding TIGR04282 family arsenosugar biosynthesis glycosyltransferase, producing MNATRIIRESLIIFTRYPEPGKTKTRLIPALGAEKAALLHRQMTEHTLTQVKRLQVQRSVRVEVCFAGGNSNLMMQWLGNDLIYTVQGEGDLGTRMARSLATTFHDGADYAAIVGTDCPGLNAESIAAAFDQLHRVCDLVLGPAVDGGYYLLGLRRFIPELFVGVNWGSPEVLSQTVAIAKRLNLSIAYLPQLPDVDRPEDLYIWEQRSP from the coding sequence GTGAACGCTACTAGAATTATCCGAGAAAGTTTAATTATTTTCACCCGCTACCCCGAACCAGGGAAGACAAAAACAAGACTGATTCCAGCTTTAGGTGCAGAAAAAGCAGCTTTATTGCATCGCCAGATGACCGAGCATACCCTGACGCAGGTGAAGCGACTGCAAGTACAACGTTCTGTCAGGGTAGAAGTTTGTTTTGCTGGTGGAAACTCAAATTTGATGATGCAGTGGTTGGGAAATGACTTAATTTATACAGTCCAAGGAGAGGGAGATCTCGGGACTCGCATGGCGCGATCGCTTGCCACTACATTTCACGATGGTGCTGACTATGCTGCGATCGTCGGCACTGACTGCCCTGGATTAAATGCAGAGTCGATCGCAGCAGCTTTTGACCAGTTGCATCGGGTTTGCGATCTCGTTCTTGGTCCAGCTGTCGATGGCGGTTACTATTTACTCGGTCTACGCCGCTTTATTCCAGAGTTATTTGTCGGGGTGAATTGGGGATCTCCTGAAGTCTTGTCTCAAACAGTTGCGATCGCCAAACGGTTGAATTTATCTATTGCTTACTTACCCCAACTACCAGATGTCGATCGCCCAGAAGATCTGTATATTTGGGAGCAGAGATCGCCGTGA
- the pgl gene encoding 6-phosphogluconolactonase, with protein sequence MHKKVEVLPDLAALVQRSLELTLAQKHNAIQARGLCTIALSGGSTPKPLYEAIAAQALPWEKVHVFWGDERYVPPDSPDSNQRMARQAWLDKVKIPAENIHPMPTNAADPADAALQYETHLKEFFQLKSGEFPALDVNLLGMGDDGHTASLFPHTAALQVCDRIVTVGNKDGQPRITFTIPTINQARCTIFLVSGANKQAALAQVFASVADDYTYPARFVQPQGELWWLLDRAAGQGLQLPEE encoded by the coding sequence ATGCACAAAAAAGTTGAAGTCTTACCAGATCTAGCGGCGCTAGTCCAGCGATCGCTCGAACTCACCCTCGCCCAAAAGCACAACGCCATTCAAGCACGGGGACTGTGTACCATCGCCTTATCGGGTGGTAGCACGCCTAAACCTCTCTATGAAGCGATCGCTGCCCAAGCATTACCTTGGGAGAAAGTTCACGTTTTTTGGGGTGACGAACGATACGTTCCTCCCGATAGCCCAGATAGCAATCAGCGGATGGCACGACAAGCTTGGTTAGATAAAGTCAAGATTCCTGCCGAGAATATCCACCCCATGCCCACCAATGCAGCCGATCCTGCTGACGCTGCCCTTCAATACGAAACCCATCTTAAAGAGTTTTTTCAACTAAAATCGGGTGAATTTCCCGCTTTGGATGTAAATTTATTGGGGATGGGAGATGATGGACACACAGCGTCCTTGTTTCCTCATACTGCGGCTTTACAAGTATGCGATCGCATAGTTACAGTTGGGAACAAAGATGGACAGCCTCGGATCACATTTACTATCCCTACTATCAACCAAGCTCGTTGCACCATATTTTTAGTTTCTGGTGCGAACAAGCAAGCGGCATTAGCACAGGTATTTGCATCCGTAGCGGACGATTATACCTATCCTGCACGGTTCGTTCAACCCCAAGGAGAACTTTGGTGGTTGTTGGATCGAGCAGCCGGACAAGGCTTGCAATTACCCGAAGAGTAG
- a CDS encoding FHA domain-containing protein codes for MIVCPNCNHLNPEGAQACEACYTPLPATTSCPNCGAPVQTDARFCGQCGYDLSADLATVAEGTPLDLGDLPPTQPNLAVPEPIVEEPRVEEPKVEEPKVEEPRVEPAIELESPAPVVEIIHRDLSPTPEPEPIIPPAPTPEPEPIAESRKSSSINPPPPPAPFTPPTPTPPPPAVSQPTPMPAMPVVSSSKTQLQQQIAKLFHVQTNTLIELPPTLSVVHIGKPNDRIPPDVDVAGFPNSEIVSRIHADIRIEGDAYYIEDVGSSNGTYINNMPLLPGNRHRLRMGDRIALGKGDLVTFLFQLS; via the coding sequence ATGATCGTTTGCCCTAATTGCAATCACCTCAACCCAGAAGGGGCGCAAGCCTGCGAAGCTTGCTACACGCCTCTACCAGCTACTACTAGTTGTCCTAACTGTGGCGCACCCGTACAAACTGATGCAAGGTTCTGCGGACAATGTGGCTACGATCTCAGTGCTGACTTAGCAACTGTCGCCGAAGGAACGCCGCTAGATCTTGGTGATCTACCACCGACTCAACCAAACTTGGCTGTTCCAGAACCGATTGTCGAGGAACCCAGAGTCGAGGAACCCAAAGTCGAGGAACCCAAAGTCGAGGAACCCAGAGTCGAGCCAGCTATAGAGCTAGAATCACCTGCACCTGTAGTGGAAATTATTCATCGCGATCTATCACCGACTCCAGAGCCAGAACCGATAATACCACCAGCGCCGACTCCAGAGCCAGAACCAATCGCAGAATCTCGTAAGAGTAGCAGTATTAACCCTCCTCCCCCGCCAGCACCATTCACACCGCCAACACCAACACCACCACCGCCAGCAGTATCTCAACCCACTCCCATGCCAGCAATGCCCGTGGTTTCGAGTTCCAAAACCCAATTGCAGCAGCAGATTGCCAAGCTCTTTCACGTCCAGACCAATACTCTCATCGAGCTGCCACCAACTCTTTCTGTGGTGCATATTGGTAAGCCTAACGATCGCATTCCTCCAGATGTTGATGTGGCTGGGTTTCCTAATTCCGAAATCGTCTCGCGCATTCATGCCGACATTCGCATTGAAGGAGATGCTTACTACATAGAAGATGTGGGCAGTTCCAACGGAACTTACATCAACAATATGCCCCTTTTACCAGGTAATCGTCACCGTTTGCGGATGGGCGATCGCATTGCTTTAGGTAAGGGAGACTTAGTAACTTTTCTGTTTCAACTTTCATAG
- a CDS encoding FHA domain-containing protein, with protein MITITLLHPQNGTPVQNWTFETESVVRVGRATDNQVILYSAVVSRYHAELHATRGQWQLVNLGANGTYIDGQPITESISVINGTVIRLAKSGPQLQIKLLP; from the coding sequence GTGATTACAATTACTCTGCTACATCCTCAAAATGGTACTCCCGTCCAAAATTGGACGTTTGAAACTGAATCTGTTGTCCGCGTCGGACGGGCAACAGACAATCAGGTAATTCTATACAGTGCTGTTGTTTCTCGCTACCATGCCGAATTACATGCGACAAGGGGACAATGGCAGTTAGTGAATTTAGGCGCAAATGGCACTTATATAGATGGTCAACCAATTACAGAATCGATTTCAGTCATAAATGGTACGGTGATTCGACTGGCTAAATCCGGTCCCCAATTACAGATTAAGTTATTGCCATAG
- a CDS encoding DNA-directed RNA polymerase subunit omega, whose product MLKRSKFETTQSQIMHRAEELIDAASNRYRITVQVANRAKRRRYEDFDNVDDPMMKPVIRAIIEMSDELTQPEIIGE is encoded by the coding sequence ATGCTGAAGCGTTCTAAGTTCGAGACAACCCAATCTCAAATTATGCACCGTGCGGAGGAGCTGATCGACGCAGCATCGAACCGCTATCGAATTACCGTCCAAGTCGCCAACCGTGCTAAACGTCGCCGTTATGAAGATTTTGATAATGTAGACGATCCGATGATGAAACCAGTCATCCGCGCCATCATTGAGATGTCTGACGAGTTGACTCAACCAGAAATTATCGGTGAATAG
- a CDS encoding SDR family oxidoreductase has product MFLVTGATGGIGRRVVRSLRERGMPVRAFVRLLSRYSELEHRGAEIFIGDLQVDRDIQKACQGVQYIVSAHGSDGNAFALDYHANIELIDRAKEQKVQHFVFISVLGADRGYEDAPVFKAKRAVEKYLQASGINYTILRPAGLASNLLPLAERFRQTGIYLLVGDGKNRTSIVSTDDLAQMIVNSFMLPEARNRTFSVGGAEILQRQDVPHILGKIFNIEPIIINPPLLAVDGFRTVTGLFNPSLQKALGTFRTLLDNEFFCTREEITQLEEIYHLKMEKLESFLRRYLAI; this is encoded by the coding sequence ATGTTTTTGGTTACGGGAGCAACAGGAGGAATTGGCAGGAGGGTGGTGCGATCGCTCCGAGAACGGGGAATGCCCGTGCGTGCTTTTGTGCGTCTGCTATCTCGCTATAGTGAGTTAGAACATCGAGGCGCAGAAATCTTTATCGGCGATCTGCAAGTCGATCGAGATATTCAAAAAGCTTGTCAGGGAGTACAGTACATTGTTAGCGCTCACGGTTCCGATGGCAATGCCTTCGCCCTAGACTACCATGCCAATATTGAGTTGATCGACCGAGCTAAAGAACAGAAAGTACAGCACTTTGTTTTTATCTCTGTCTTAGGAGCAGATCGCGGTTATGAAGATGCACCAGTATTCAAAGCAAAGCGTGCTGTAGAAAAGTATTTGCAAGCAAGCGGAATTAATTATACAATTTTGCGTCCAGCCGGACTTGCCTCTAACCTCCTACCATTGGCAGAAAGATTTCGGCAAACAGGAATTTATTTACTAGTTGGTGATGGCAAAAACCGCACTTCTATTGTTAGTACTGACGATTTAGCACAAATGATTGTTAACTCATTCATGCTTCCAGAAGCGCGTAACCGAACTTTCTCGGTTGGAGGAGCGGAAATATTACAACGGCAAGATGTACCGCACATTCTCGGTAAGATTTTCAATATCGAGCCAATTATTATTAATCCTCCCTTACTTGCGGTAGACGGATTTAGAACTGTAACGGGTTTGTTTAATCCTTCCTTGCAAAAAGCTTTAGGCACTTTCCGCACTTTACTAGACAACGAATTTTTCTGCACTCGCGAAGAAATTACTCAGTTAGAGGAAATCTATCATTTAAAAATGGAAAAGCTAGAGAGTTTTTTACGGCGCTATTTAGCAATCTGA